Part of the Caulobacter sp. SL161 genome is shown below.
TGAACCGGCGCTGCACCTCGCTGATGCGGCCCTCGGGGAAGAGCGCCACGATGCGGGCGTTCTTGCGGCCCCGGAACGCCTCGACGGCCGCGCCGCCGGTGTCGCCCGAGGTGGCGCAGATGATGGTCATCTTCCGCGACTGCCGCTCCAGAACGTAGTCGTAGAGGCGGCCCAAGAGCTGCATCGCAACATCTTTGAACGCCAGGGTCGGACCGTGGAACAGCTCCAGCAGATAGCGGTTGGGCGTCAGTTGTTTGACCGGAACCACGGCCGTGTGCGCGAAGGTGGCGTAGGCCTCCTCGCACATCTGGGCCAGGTCTTCCCTGGGGATGTCGTCGCCCACGAACTTGCCGACCACGGCGGCGGCGACCTCGGCATAGGGCTTGCCGGCGAAGGCGGCGATCTGCTTGGCCGTGAAGCTGGGCCATTCGGCGGGCACGTACAGGCCACCATCGGGGGCCAGGCCGGCCAGGACCGCGTCGAGGAAGCCGATGGGTGCGGACTGGCCGCGGGTCGAAACGTAACGCATCAGGGTCTCAGTCTCCGCCAGAGCATGGCGGCATAGATAACCAGCAGGGTTACGGCAAGACCAAACCACGTAAGGGCGTATTCCAGGTGCCGATTGGAAATTTCTGCCGGTAGCGGCGCAGGCGTCAGACCGGCGGGCGCGGGCGTTTCCTGTTCAACCATCAGCACCAGCGGGGCGGGCTTGCGATCGGCGAAGCGCTCCAGGACCTTGGCGCGGTCGCCGCCCAGCTGCTCGATCGGGCTGAGCACGCCGACCACACGCCGAGGGGCCGCAAAGGCGCGCGGCGCCGGCGCCACCTGGCCGGTCAGGCCGGGCACGACGCCGCGATCGACCAGGATCATGTTGTAGGGACCGGCCAGCACCGCGCACGGGGACTGGGCGCGCCAGACGACGTCGCCGTCACGGACGCCATAGACCAGCGGCAAGGGCTCTCCGCCAACATCGCCGCAGTCGACGCTGACCCGGGTCCAGGCCAGATCCTCTGGCCGCGCCTCGGCGGTCAGCACCTGGACCAGCGGCAGGGCCGGTGCGGTCTTCAGCGCCTCGAGCCGGGCCAGAACGCCCTCCTTCCAGTGAAGGCGCTGCAGCTGCCAGCTCCCCAGGCCGCACAGGATGGCGAAAGCGATGGCGGTGGCGATCGTCAGGCCGATGGGAAAGCGTCTCTTGCCGGTCGAAATCTCAGACATGGTCGCGTCCCGCCTCCGAGGCCTTCTGCGCGATCTGGGCGGCGACCATCAGGCCCTTGGCCGGACGCATCAGGCCGAG
Proteins encoded:
- a CDS encoding SURF1 family protein, which encodes MSEISTGKRRFPIGLTIATAIAFAILCGLGSWQLQRLHWKEGVLARLEALKTAPALPLVQVLTAEARPEDLAWTRVSVDCGDVGGEPLPLVYGVRDGDVVWRAQSPCAVLAGPYNMILVDRGVVPGLTGQVAPAPRAFAAPRRVVGVLSPIEQLGGDRAKVLERFADRKPAPLVLMVEQETPAPAGLTPAPLPAEISNRHLEYALTWFGLAVTLLVIYAAMLWRRLRP